From Selenihalanaerobacter shriftii, a single genomic window includes:
- a CDS encoding protease complex subunit PrcB family protein → MKFKVTLLMLVVMILAVGCNIVEDIDSMPTIYEAERNLEGEWSKDTLPRDGEYRVVTTENREEVLKDLQHKQYYERISKLDLTDKVGILAYLGEMPSGGYGIQIDKVIEKDNKLVVKVTQVSPEDDEVSITVITHPYDLVVIDKSKFKSKEISDLDLIVVNQNGEFINK, encoded by the coding sequence ATGAAGTTTAAAGTTACATTATTGATGTTAGTAGTTATGATATTGGCTGTAGGCTGTAATATAGTTGAAGATATTGATTCTATGCCTACAATCTATGAGGCAGAGCGGAATTTAGAAGGAGAATGGTCAAAGGATACTTTACCAAGAGATGGAGAATATAGAGTAGTTACTACAGAGAATAGAGAAGAAGTATTAAAAGATTTACAACATAAACAGTATTATGAAAGAATTAGTAAGTTAGATTTAACAGATAAGGTGGGTATTTTAGCTTACTTAGGAGAAATGCCAAGTGGAGGCTATGGTATTCAAATCGATAAGGTGATTGAAAAAGATAATAAGTTAGTCGTTAAAGTAACACAAGTTAGTCCTGAAGATGATGAGGTTTCAATTACTGTGATTACTCACCCTTATGATTTAGTTGTAATTGATAAGAGTAAATTTAAGTCTAAAGAAATTTCCGATTTAGATTTAATTGTGGTTAATCAAAATGGAGAGTTTATTAACAAATAA
- a CDS encoding cytochrome c3 family protein, protein MELNKKFYLGLILMLSLMFFLNSVAAARTDKYCLTCHGLKGFTTEHNDKEISLTVNQSILKDSVHNNNNCVTCHMDIQGYPHKNVVYGTELAVKVANNCQMCHSNEAKGYKESRHWEVTKEGKTDVSCSSCHGKHDIQKSDFTKQEELELCSECHKGIVLESTKESFHGKAVELGSKRAASCVDCHHDSHRILGPQHQESSVSDKNLPKTCAKCHEKPRKNFAKGVQHAELEPEGEGAPMYYTFKFFTWLTILTITFLIVHILIELIGKFRRANNDESH, encoded by the coding sequence ATGGAATTGAATAAAAAATTCTATTTAGGGCTAATTTTGATGTTAAGCTTAATGTTTTTTTTAAATAGTGTTGCTGCAGCTAGAACAGACAAATACTGCTTAACATGTCATGGGTTAAAAGGATTTACTACTGAACACAATGATAAAGAAATATCATTAACAGTTAATCAATCTATTTTAAAAGATTCAGTTCATAATAATAATAATTGTGTAACCTGTCATATGGATATCCAGGGATATCCGCATAAAAATGTTGTATATGGTACTGAGTTAGCTGTTAAAGTAGCTAATAATTGCCAAATGTGTCATTCAAATGAAGCTAAAGGTTATAAAGAAAGCCGTCACTGGGAGGTAACTAAAGAAGGTAAAACAGATGTTAGTTGTAGTAGTTGTCATGGAAAGCATGATATTCAGAAGAGTGATTTTACCAAGCAGGAAGAATTAGAACTATGTTCAGAATGTCATAAAGGAATAGTACTAGAAAGTACTAAAGAAAGTTTTCATGGTAAAGCAGTTGAATTAGGAAGTAAAAGAGCAGCTAGTTGTGTTGATTGCCATCATGATTCACATCGAATTTTAGGGCCACAACATCAAGAGTCATCTGTATCTGATAAGAATCTTCCTAAGACTTGTGCTAAATGTCACGAAAAGCCTAGAAAGAATTTTGCTAAAGGTGTTCAGCATGCTGAGTTAGAGCCTGAAGGAGAAGGAGCACCAATGTATTATACATTTAAGTTCTTTACATGGTTAACTATTCTGACAATTACTTTCTTAATAGTTCATATTTTAATTGAGTTAATAGGTAAATTTAGGCGGGCTAATAATGATGAAAGTCATTAA
- a CDS encoding cation:proton antiporter: MEINLILIIGIILLLSLVLGTLANKLKLPAVPGYLIAGLLIGPSLSKLINQRMAEQLQPINGIALGIIALVIGSEFSLDSIKKLGKSVIFMGIFEVLGAVVLVTAVMMLFVNDFPLALLLGGLAAATAPAATVAVIKESYSSGPLTNSLLGIVALDDVLGVVAFGIISAVVKAMVGGVANTSIISMIQSPFIEIIGSIVLGSIIGYMLSYFANKINSEKTLLALVLGSVFLASGLASFLEFSPILTNMVSGAAVKNISSRHKKIFNLIEGIEKPIFIIFFALAGARFEIHRLVDIGVVGAIYAITRVAGKALGVRLGGELGNASAEVKKYLGMCLMPQAGVAVGLIIIAQQSYPQASNFILNILLTSVMISALIGPVLSRVALEKAGEVGALQNQHNKSQFK, from the coding sequence ATGGAAATAAATTTAATTTTAATCATAGGAATTATTCTATTATTAAGCTTAGTACTAGGTACTTTAGCCAATAAACTGAAATTACCAGCTGTACCAGGGTATTTAATAGCTGGTTTATTAATAGGACCATCTTTGTCTAAATTAATTAATCAACGTATGGCTGAACAGCTACAACCAATTAATGGTATAGCTTTAGGGATTATTGCTTTAGTTATAGGTAGTGAGTTTAGTCTAGATTCAATTAAAAAGCTAGGTAAGTCTGTAATATTTATGGGTATTTTCGAAGTATTAGGAGCAGTAGTTTTGGTAACAGCAGTTATGATGTTATTTGTCAATGACTTTCCATTAGCATTATTATTAGGTGGATTAGCAGCTGCTACTGCTCCAGCTGCTACTGTGGCAGTGATTAAAGAGAGTTATTCTTCAGGACCATTAACAAATAGTTTATTAGGAATTGTAGCTTTAGATGATGTGTTAGGAGTAGTCGCTTTTGGAATAATATCTGCAGTTGTTAAAGCAATGGTTGGAGGTGTAGCTAATACTTCTATTATTTCTATGATACAATCTCCGTTTATAGAGATTATTGGTTCAATCGTTTTAGGAAGTATAATAGGTTATATGCTTAGCTATTTTGCAAATAAAATAAATAGCGAAAAAACTTTATTGGCTTTAGTTTTAGGAAGTGTATTTTTAGCTAGTGGCTTAGCAAGTTTTTTGGAGTTTTCTCCTATTTTAACTAATATGGTTTCAGGAGCTGCTGTTAAAAACATTTCATCTCGTCATAAGAAGATATTTAACTTAATAGAAGGTATTGAAAAACCGATATTTATTATTTTCTTCGCTTTGGCTGGTGCTCGATTTGAGATTCATAGATTAGTTGATATTGGAGTTGTAGGAGCGATATATGCTATAACTAGAGTAGCAGGTAAGGCCTTAGGAGTAAGATTAGGTGGAGAATTAGGTAATGCTTCAGCAGAAGTAAAGAAATATTTAGGAATGTGTTTAATGCCTCAAGCTGGTGTTGCAGTAGGATTAATTATTATAGCTCAACAATCATACCCCCAAGCCAGTAATTTCATTTTAAATATTTTATTAACGTCAGTAATGATATCAGCATTAATAGGTCCAGTATTATCTAGAGTAGCATTAGAGAAGGCTGGGGAGGTCGGAGCATTACAAAATCAACATAACAAAAGTCAATTTAAATAA
- a CDS encoding NADH-quinone oxidoreductase subunit J family protein yields MELELLSFWILAIITIGSALAVVFLQNIVHSALSLILTFIGVAGLYLLIQVNFIAAVQILVYAGAIAIILAFGVMLTQRDDMSKTNLFNNQRGIAFLITSILLVVIGRIIWITTWMPNTPKDSTVNQIATIMLKQHAIPFEVIAILLLVAMVGAITLAKGKEKIE; encoded by the coding sequence GTGGAGTTAGAGTTATTAAGTTTTTGGATATTAGCTATTATTACTATAGGTTCAGCGTTGGCAGTAGTCTTTTTGCAGAATATAGTGCATAGTGCTCTGTCTTTAATCTTAACTTTTATTGGAGTAGCAGGTTTATATTTATTAATTCAAGTTAACTTTATAGCCGCTGTACAAATTTTAGTTTATGCAGGGGCGATAGCTATCATTTTAGCCTTTGGAGTCATGTTGACCCAAAGAGATGATATGTCTAAAACAAATTTATTTAATAATCAAAGAGGTATTGCTTTCTTAATTACTTCAATTTTATTAGTAGTTATTGGACGAATAATCTGGATTACTACTTGGATGCCTAATACTCCTAAAGATTCTACAGTCAATCAGATAGCAACCATAATGTTAAAGCAACACGCTATTCCATTTGAAGTAATAGCTATATTATTGCTAGTGGCAATGGTAGGTGCTATAACGTTAGCTAAAGGGAAAGAAAAAATTGAATAA
- a CDS encoding P-II family nitrogen regulator, with product MELLVMVIEKNDDLDKILEKFQEIGIQGVTILDSMGTGHLLTEDISIFGRLMQFAEGNKKYNKTVFTIIKDERTMNKVVSTVEEVVGDIDHPHTALVFTIPLGMVKGLTNVDKYC from the coding sequence ATGGAATTATTAGTGATGGTTATTGAAAAGAATGATGATCTAGATAAAATATTAGAAAAATTTCAAGAAATAGGAATTCAGGGAGTAACTATTCTAGATAGTATGGGAACAGGCCATTTATTGACAGAGGATATCTCTATTTTTGGTAGATTAATGCAGTTTGCTGAAGGGAATAAAAAGTATAATAAGACTGTATTTACTATCATTAAAGATGAGCGAACAATGAATAAAGTTGTTTCCACTGTAGAGGAAGTTGTAGGAGATATAGATCATCCTCATACTGCCTTAGTATTTACAATACCTCTAGGTATGGTAAAAGGTTTAACCAATGTAGATAAATATTGTTAA
- a CDS encoding formate dehydrogenase subunit gamma: MENITFSKEKGLVFKRFSLNQRFQHILVFITFTLCAVTGLPIKYDGAAWAPQIVDLFGGFYAMLCVHIISGVIMLLVFIYHLIYLAGYAYLKGPSWDFMLKWQDALDFVQNIKYNLGFTNKPPDYGRYSYKEKFDYWAVFWGMFIMGGSGLMMWCPEATAKFFPRWVSSCARIAHSDEAILAILAIFVWHFYNVHLSPDFFPMNLVWFNGKISKTVMEHEHPTELKQIMDNISDKEELDDELVDTTSFKHTNNRILIVIEILFYTGILIWFLMFFLPLGLM, from the coding sequence GTGGAAAATATAACTTTTTCTAAAGAAAAAGGATTAGTGTTTAAAAGGTTTAGTCTTAACCAAAGATTTCAACATATATTGGTGTTTATAACTTTTACTCTTTGTGCAGTTACAGGATTACCTATTAAGTATGATGGTGCAGCATGGGCTCCCCAAATAGTTGACCTCTTTGGCGGATTTTATGCTATGCTCTGCGTTCATATAATTAGTGGAGTAATTATGTTATTGGTATTTATATACCATTTAATCTATTTAGCTGGATATGCTTATTTAAAAGGACCATCTTGGGATTTTATGCTTAAATGGCAAGATGCTTTAGACTTTGTTCAGAATATTAAATATAATTTAGGATTTACTAATAAACCACCAGATTATGGAAGATATTCATATAAAGAAAAGTTTGATTATTGGGCTGTCTTCTGGGGTATGTTTATTATGGGAGGATCTGGACTTATGATGTGGTGTCCAGAAGCTACTGCTAAGTTTTTTCCACGGTGGGTAAGTTCTTGTGCTAGAATAGCTCATAGTGATGAAGCAATTTTAGCAATTTTAGCTATCTTCGTTTGGCATTTCTATAATGTTCATCTAAGTCCTGATTTTTTCCCAATGAATTTAGTCTGGTTTAATGGAAAGATTAGTAAGACAGTAATGGAACATGAACATCCTACTGAATTAAAACAAATTATGGATAATATATCTGATAAAGAGGAGTTAGATGATGAACTTGTTGATACAACAAGTTTTAAGCATACTAATAACCGTATTTTAATTGTTATAGAGATATTATTCTATACAGGTATTTTAATTTGGTTTTTGATGTTTTTTTTACCATTAGGATTAATGTAA
- a CDS encoding TIGR04190 family B12-binding domain/radical SAM domain protein has protein sequence MKNADLVLLHPPSVYDFRKKSILYGPISDLIPSSTVFEMYPLGFMTIQSYLEEKGYKVRIVNLAVKMMKDESFDVRKFISNLKPKAFGIDLHWLPHAHGSLEVAKIVKEEHPNIPVIFGGLSSTYFHKDLVEYPQIDYVLRGDCTEVPFLDLLKVIEGEQSLKEVPNLTWRNEGKTNINSLEFNPDTLDYVDIRPDIMIKNVFRYHDLESMLPFNNWFENPITAIFSVKGCVQGCVTCGRSKCTNQYYNQRKGPIFRSPESMVKNMKMIAKFSRGPIFIIGDIRQGGEDYRTELLDRLAEANLKNEIIFELFSSASKKFLEMIDDSVDSWSLELSPESHSEEVRKAQDGVTFYTNQEMEKTLDIATNLGCNRVDIFFMIGLPKQTPKSVQETIDYCEYLFRKYDKRVSCFISPMGPFLDPGSLAFEHPEKLGYKRFAYTLEDHKDKLVNPTWEEILSYETKWMSRKEIVEQTYRAAERLNELKYEYNRIDGATNQNIDKRIKEASKLKQLLDNNLEESKLLKLKGEINEFSISTVCDKTELDWPTKFINFKPLGILKMLME, from the coding sequence ATGAAAAATGCTGATTTAGTCTTATTACACCCACCTAGTGTATATGATTTTAGAAAGAAGTCAATTTTATATGGGCCGATTAGTGATTTGATTCCTTCTTCAACAGTATTTGAGATGTATCCGTTAGGCTTTATGACAATTCAAAGTTATTTGGAAGAGAAAGGGTATAAGGTAAGGATAGTTAATTTGGCTGTGAAGATGATGAAAGATGAGTCATTTGATGTTAGGAAGTTTATTTCTAATTTAAAACCTAAAGCGTTTGGGATTGATCTTCATTGGTTACCCCATGCTCATGGCTCATTAGAGGTCGCTAAGATAGTTAAAGAAGAGCATCCTAATATACCGGTTATTTTTGGAGGATTATCATCTACTTACTTTCATAAGGACTTAGTAGAATATCCACAGATAGATTATGTATTACGAGGAGACTGTACAGAAGTTCCCTTTCTTGATTTATTAAAAGTAATTGAAGGTGAACAGTCATTAAAGGAAGTACCGAATCTAACTTGGAGAAATGAAGGTAAAACTAATATTAATTCTCTTGAGTTTAATCCAGATACATTGGATTATGTAGATATACGACCAGATATTATGATTAAAAATGTATTTAGATATCATGATCTGGAGAGTATGTTACCTTTTAATAATTGGTTTGAGAATCCAATTACTGCTATCTTTTCAGTGAAGGGATGTGTTCAAGGTTGTGTTACTTGTGGACGTTCTAAATGTACTAACCAGTATTATAATCAAAGAAAAGGACCAATCTTTAGAAGCCCAGAGAGTATGGTTAAAAATATGAAAATGATTGCTAAATTTTCTCGAGGGCCAATATTCATTATAGGGGATATAAGGCAAGGAGGTGAGGATTATAGGACTGAATTATTAGATAGGTTAGCTGAAGCTAATCTAAAGAATGAAATTATATTTGAGTTATTCAGTTCTGCTTCTAAAAAATTTTTAGAGATGATAGATGATTCAGTAGATAGTTGGAGTTTAGAGCTTTCTCCTGAAAGTCATAGTGAAGAAGTAAGAAAGGCTCAAGATGGAGTAACATTTTATACTAATCAGGAGATGGAGAAAACTTTAGATATTGCTACTAATCTAGGGTGTAATCGAGTCGATATCTTTTTTATGATTGGCCTTCCTAAACAGACTCCAAAATCTGTACAAGAAACTATAGATTATTGTGAATATTTATTTAGAAAATATGATAAGCGAGTTTCTTGCTTTATTTCTCCTATGGGACCTTTTTTAGACCCGGGAAGTTTAGCTTTTGAGCATCCAGAAAAACTTGGGTATAAAAGATTTGCTTATACATTAGAAGACCATAAGGATAAATTAGTTAATCCTACTTGGGAAGAAATTTTAAGTTATGAAACCAAGTGGATGAGCCGAAAAGAGATTGTAGAACAGACATATAGAGCAGCAGAACGATTAAATGAATTAAAATATGAATATAATAGAATAGATGGGGCTACTAATCAAAATATTGATAAGAGAATTAAAGAAGCTAGTAAATTAAAACAATTATTGGATAATAATTTAGAGGAGAGTAAGTTATTAAAACTTAAAGGAGAAATTAATGAATTCAGTATATCTACTGTCTGTGATAAGACAGAATTAGATTGGCCAACAAAGTTTATTAATTTTAAACCTTTGGGAATTCTTAAAATGTTAATGGAATAA